The segment AGCAGCCTTGCAGCTAACCTAAATCCCCTCCCATAGTCCAGCATGTGCGTCCTCCCTAGGGCTGCTTGCAGGCTGCCTACGGGCAGCTTAGCGTTGGTTTGTTGCTTCCTCCTCAGTTTATGCTCCCTGCTTTGCAGGTTGTGTGAGGGAGTTCGAGCAGATGTCTCTTGCTTCTTTGTATTCACTGGGGATCTGTGGGAGGTTCATACTCTCTTTGCTCTTTGAATAATTCAAAGAGGTTGTTCTGGAAGGACACAGGACATCAGGAGCTCTGACAGTAGCGGAGTTAGCTGCCTACGAAGTCATTAGTAATCCAAATGTTTGCATACTTCAAATCTTCCATGGCAAGAATGGTCAATCACTTTGCAAATTGTTTTTTGTGGTGATCTTTCATTTATTCCATCCCTCTGCTATTAATAGTAAATGCTGCAGTCAGGGCCAGTACGTAACACTTCCTCTCCTGTGGTTTGGTAAATATGCAAAGCTGAGTAAATGAAAGAGTGGGTTTATATTTTACAAACTGTAGAAGCAATAGCAGTTTAACGCTAAAACTTGCATGCTATCCAGGGTAGCCAGGCCTTGATGGTGTGTATGTGTGCGCTGATTTAGTGCTGGCCATCGATTGTGGTTTCCAGGACTTAAATCCTGATGAGTTTGCCTGCAGGACAGAGGACAGCACCAAGGGAAGCAGGGAAATCTACGTGAATATCAGTCTTGTCCCAGCAGGAGCCCCATAGGACTGCCTCCAGGGCCCACTTCATACTTAGTGTCTTTCCTGGTCTTAACAGTGGAACCGGAGAATTGAAAGTGTTTTGTGTGATTTCTGAagttctcttttccttctttctagcAGGGCGCAGATGTTACTCCTCTAGTTGCTTCCTGAAATGCACAGACTGTTAGCCACACAGGCAGCATGAGTCATTGCTATCGGCTGACATACCAAGTAACCTGCGGCGGTGGGGAAGCCAGGACTGTGCATGCCAGCTTCACTTCCATCCTCTCCCAGACTGCGTGTACTCTGAGGGGGATCCAGAACATAGGCGGCCGCCCTGAACGCAGCTCGATGTATTCCTTCTCCACACGTGCTTTTTCTACAGCCTATGACAAGGATAGACAATAAAGGCAATAGAAAGGGATTGTGATCTAGCTACACAAAGTCTTTTACAAAGGGACATGTGTGATAACACTTCAGAGGCAGGAGTATAAGGCCTTATTTCTAATTGTTTTGAGGTTGTCCTAACACCTGATTAGGTTTAATGTCATCTGCAGAATGCTAGTTAGTCTTGGCAATTTTAATCCTGCTGGCATTTCTGCTACCGATAGAGATGTCTGATCTGACCTTCCTCCGAAGGGCCTTCCGGTCAGCTCTCACACGCAGCAGTCTGCAGTTCCGAATAACCTCCTTCTCCAACTTTTCCATGTCATTCCCAAACCAAACTCGCTTTTGCCCCCTCTGTTCTAGCTCTAGGATGGCAGCTTCTCTTCTGATTTTGTAATCCCTGCAACAGAGGATGATAAAAGCCAACAGAAGTTAGgataatgctttttattttgtttcgGTCTTTGTTGTTTTATAGCACATACTTTTGGTTAAATCAGAACAAGTGCTAAGGACAGAAACATCAGCTTGCATGCAGTGAAATATAACGCTTTTAACAGCACAAGAAGGGGATCCACTGTATGACCACTTTTAATCCCAGGTGGGGAACTGGGAGAGGATTAAAGGGAGGAGGGATGTTGCCAACTACTTAGGTTGTTCAGCCATCACAGAAGGATGGAGAGAAGGATCATTGCCAAGATTTTCTAGGAAAGAGGGGGAGCTCCATCTGTTCCCATTAATTTATTAATCTGactgtattttccatttattcatATGAAACCTGATTTCTCTTAAGCCCTTTCTTGTGAGCGGGGCAATAGTACTCATTGTCACAGGTACCAAGGTcatataatttaatttcctgAATTTTAGTTGAGgtttggcatttttctttttaaaggaagaatcTCTTGATTCAACCTGCTTTTTTTACTTCCAACAAAATGAGTTGGAAACTGTGACCCGTACATACAAAGGCACTGTTGCATACAATGCTTGTATTTGAATTATAATGATTTCTGACTTACTGTGGTATTTCGGAGGTCAAGGCAAGGGCAGCTGCCATCGATAACTCTGAAAGGCTGAAAGTCTCTTCTTCCTCACTTCCAGAGGCAGATGCATATAAAATAATCCAGACAAAGTTCCATAATTTCATAAACTTAAAATTCAACAAATCTGTGAATGCTCAGTGCTGAGTGTAGAAAGTCCTGTCTGGACCTGATTTACTCGGCCTATCCCTAACTCTGTGGCTTACCTGGTTTtgaactttttctttctagttgTGGAGGTCATTTCCAAGCTCTGTTGCCTCTCCTCCTTTTGCTCCTCCTCCCTGTGGTGGAACAAGGTTCGGGTTCCCATGCTGGGAAGTCAAAAATGAACTTTCTTGCTGGAATAGAATAAAACATAAAGTGGCTTTCAGATAATACACCATGACAGAATCTCTTCAAGTTATCACTAAGTCCTTGCTGTGCTTTGACGTTCAAGGCCTGTGAATGAAAGTTCATCTAGTACTATCTTCTGGCATTCAAACTATGAAAGGGGTTTGTTTCATGAGGGTTGTGTGAAAAATGGGATCAGATGAAGAAATTAATACGTCGTtaaaagcagctgaagctgtAACAGAACAGTAAGCAGGCAACATTTTGTGGGTAGATTTGTTTTCCTAGGACTGATCGTACGCTCTAAATCTGGTGGGTGTTCTTCCAGGGAGTTCCATTAGATCAGACCCCGATATAGCCTGCAAATGAACAAGGAGCATCCTGAGAAGGGAGATCAGAGGGACATGGAAGATTAGGGACAAAATAAGGTATGGAACATCAGACAGTGAGATACGGAGAAACAGTTTAGAAAACAAGCAGATTTCTAGTGTGGAAATTATACTGCAGGGATAACTATGATGCCAAATAGCCTGTGATCTGCCACCCCGGTTGTGATCTCACCATGTTGTGACCCTGATGTGCCAGGGCTTAGGTAAGGCAATGCTGCTGAACCAAAcacacaggctgctgggcagaaaTCACGTGGTCTCTGTGGTAGTTGGAAAATCCAAGCGGATTTTCTGGAACTAACCAGTTCCAGTTGCCATTGCCGAAACAGAGCACTTCTTCAGCCTGTATTCCCATCTGCGTACCTAGGCTGCCAGCAAGAACCGTTATAGTTCAAAACCTTGAGAGGATAATGCTTTATCCAGTCCTTTGAGTGCATCCTGAGAGATCAGTTGTTTCTTATTAGGTCTTAGAAAAGGTTGATAAATCGTGGAGAAAACATAGCATCCTTCAAAATGTTAGCCTTAAAGGAGTTGCTCAGTAAACAGCAGGATTTTCCCCAGAGTGACCGGAGAAGCCTCCCCAGAGAGATCCATCTCCTACAGGTGAACCACGGGGAGCAAACATCAGCGCTCTTGGCTCCCACCCATCTCCTGCATTAGCTGCTGAAGAActaggctgctgctgcagcctctcctcTGGGAATAAGCAGCGTGCTGCTTTTAGGCACTGACTAATGAGTGGGCATTaaacaaaagtaaattttaaagtGTATCCTTCCTTATCTCATTCTGTCCTGCAATTGGTTCAGGAACATAGAGCACAATCCTTAAACTGTTCAGATTTTCAAGTTCTAAGAGCTTAGGCTACTTTATAAAAACAGCTTTGGAAACTTAATTGTTGCTGAATAATATTTGTTCAAACATACTTGTCAATCTTTCCCTAGCTCATGTTCCATTACTGAAATTTTCCCTTGGCAAATTTTGCACGTGGATTTTAGTTTTACTGCTTTCTAAtcctaaaacaataaaaaatgcaaagccGTCAGCTTTTACTAGTAGTACAATTTTTTGTTAATGTAAAcaaatttcttaaaaaacagtCCCTGGAAAAGCACAGTCATATGGAAAAGCAGAGTTGTTGTGGTAAATGCAAACGAAAATACAGAATTATCACAATAATATTTCCTCAGTAGACATTAACTTCGGAAGGCACAAAGACATGTTGGCAAGtataagaaagagaaaataaaacaaaacaggtgtttatggaaaaaaaaatctttgtaattTCATAGAATACTACTCTCTTCAGGACTATTTCAGCTGCAGAATGACTGCTGAGCACCAGAcctttgtttccattttcatgAATAGTTACTGATCCAGTTTAATTTTTGCTAtataatgttttttattttttccctggaaaattTTCAGTGCTATGTAATCTAGTGTTTATTGTAAAGATATAGAGTTCTGATCTGCTAAAACCTACACTTTTCAATccaagtatatatttttttctaaacagacCAGTAAACCGGAATAGATTCTTGTGAGAAAACATGaagtaaaacagtattttcataaGAACAACACTGGAAAAACAGTAATGACACTTTAAAGCAGATACAATCACGAAGTACAGTCTGTCTCTGAAGTGTAATTCAAATAAAGTGATCATACACAATCACTGATGCTGCTACGAAGATCTTATAAAATCTTGCTATAAACAGTACTTTATTTACAGATAAACGAACTCACCCTGTGAAGACTACAGTGAGAGTGTCTGTCCTCATGCAAGAGAAAGGACAAAGCAGCGTTTCCTTCTCCCTGTTGATGACACTAGGAATGACTCTCCCCAAAAGAATGTTCCCCATGTTTGAGTGCCCATCCTGGAGTCTTAAATATAGCATCCTACCATGCCATCGCAATGACAATGGGGAGACCCATGCAGGGGTTACGCACTTGGAGCTGTTTACTGCAATGGCAACTAATCACAAACTCTTTTTGAGATTGGGCAAATTGTTGCCTTTGCCAAAtgatataaggaaaaacaggTACCTCCAAAATTCAGGCATCAGAGTATTGGATTATCCTGTGCTCATTTAGGATAGAAGCTCACAAAGCATCTGAAATGAATTATGAATGTTTTAATCTCCTCTGGGAATTTCCCGTGGGTTAACATTGCCATTGCTGCATAATGGAGTGAAATCATTTACTTTGACATCTCTTTAGCGAATGCCAAGTCTAGCCAAATTATGTCAGTGTATAATTAGATCAGGAGCTAACAGCAGCTCTTATGTTTTGGTTGGCTGCGACTATTACACTTTCCCGATTACAGGCAATGGCAGGCTTGCTGCCACAGTAGCGGGTGAGCTTACAGATCCAGCTGCCCACGGTGGTACCTAAGAGTCTGCGGTAGGGCACAAGAACAGAGACTGCTGGTTTTCCATTTAGAGGTAGGCCTGCAGCTTCAGCATTCAGGATAAACCCTTCCCAGCAATGTGAGAACCGGGTGATATTTTTTGTGGTGTCAGGAGAAACAAAGGTTTGAAAGTAGTGAAGCTCTGGGGCTGCAATACCAGTTTGTGAGCCAGATGTTTCCCAGCTACATTTTATTAGGTGAGGAGTTGGTGTATCACTAGTGGGCTTTTTAGAGCCGCTAGACGTCTGTAAAGGGGCTGTGTAAGAGCATAAAATTGCCATACCGGATGAAGCTGAAGGTCTGTCCAGCCCAGTATCCTGTCTCCTGAGACTTGCCTGTAGCTTCCCCTGAGCTAGACACAATGCTATATTGTCACTAATAGTCCTATCCCCGTTAAATTGCCTAATTCCTTTTTGAACCCGTTACGATTCTGGCCTCCACAAGGCCTCGTGGAGATGAATTTCACTATCAAATTTGGCAGAGTTTGAGTCACCCTGCCTGTATCAGTAGGATCCATTTCTAAGAACCTTTGTTCGCTTCACCatctaaataaaacaaagctgaaacCCAGCAGGATCAGCACTAGAACTACAAGGACTTTTGTGTGTGAGATTTATTTAGTGGCTGCATTTCAGATATTCCTAAGAAAGCAATGAACAGGTACTACTGGGCGGGCATGACTGAATAGGTTTTGCTATAAGCTGAGCTGTCAAAGTGAAGGAACACTTTCCTTTCATTAGTTTTGAACCATTGCATCATCACTTGAATGCTTTCCTGAATTTTGTATTACGAGAAGTAATGAGTAATTATCATCTATTGTGCTTACTATGAATAATTTCATTCACCTTTGTCATATCAACCCTCTGTTGTATGTTTTAAGAAGAGTCATAACATATGCTCTCCTCATATGGATGCTGTTTCAAGCACTTGACCGATTTTGTCACCTTTTTCTCACAAAATCTCTTACAATCATGTCTCACAGCTCTCATTATCTCAGCCCGAGAAGAGAGATGATATACACGGGCATTTTAAATCCTCTGAACCAGCAAGTCTAAGGCCACTGGCTAGCACTGTGATCCAGCTGCTGAGCAAGTTCTTTCATGTAGTTCTGCTGCGTCATACCTCCCCATCACTAACAACAATACTGTTAGGCCAACGTGATGCCAGAGCTAAGGTATAAAATCTATTTTACTGGGGTCCCTAATACCTTCAGAGCTGCCCCTCAACTCTGCTTCATTCTGTCTCCAGAGTTTGGAGCTTTTAATTTGTTCCTTGAGTAAGGTTTCCCTCAAAGAAGGTGTAAAACATCATTGCTGAGTTTTTATAGTCTTCAACAGGGCACCTTTCGAAGCCAAAACAAATAACGAGCAAATAACAAGGGAGAACGTGAGCCTCAGTCTGCAGCAACATGTTCGTTCCTGTGCACGGATCCCTGGTGAGCTACGAGCAGGGCTGCTGGTGTGGGGAGTGGCTAAGTGACAGCCCCCAGATTTAGCTGAGAAGACAAAGCGTAATGCTTTGCTCTAGGGTTACAGCTGCCACCTGCCATGCTGGCATCCTTGTGACAACTGGAACTGCAATGCTCACCTGTCATCGTCGTGACATCTGCCTGAAGCACGGTCTTTGTGGCAAGGCACTGCTAGTTTTTATTATCTGGAGCTACCGAAACTGTTATCTGAAAGGGTCAAGATAAATGAGGAGCAGTCTGTTGTTAGATACAGATGGCTGGCATGGGAAGACCTTTGAAACAGTATTGAAATCCTGCTGTTCATCTGAAAATGTCCTTTCACAGAATGAGAATGAGATAATTAGATCCTACTGTAGCTGTTTGCTGGGATGCATTTCGAAACAAGCAGGGCTATTGATTTGATTATGAAAAGCAATGAAGCAGAAGGCAAGAAGGTCAGCACATGTTGATGGAGGATGGATGAGCACTTGCCTTGCACGGCTACAGTAAAGCTCAGTAGCGTCAACATCTTTCCaagcttttctgaagagaaatagTTTTAGAAGGGGTGATCCTCCTGTTAAATTTAGGAGGTGACGCACAAGGCAAGAATCGATCCTTTCCTGCTTAGTGTATCAAGGCCTAACAGATGAATATTGACTTAGCCATGATCGCAGCAGGAAGCTGAGAATATTGCTATCAATCACCTCCTTAAGACATGGCTTACAGAGCCCCTCTCTTAATTGCGTTCCCTGTTCattacagctgctgctgcaaggggTAGAACAGACGAGGACAGGATGGGGCAATAGCTGGGTTGTAAGCCTTTAAGATCATTCCTGCCATATGCAGCCTTTGAGGACAGTCAGAGGCAATGTAGCTTTTAAGGTATTTAAGGTGCCTGAAGAAGAGATTGACATCCCAGCTGTGGGACACTTTGCATCTTTAGGCACCTACATCCATTCCGAAAATCTGGTCCTAGGCTTTCTGTGCCTCATTTCCTATCTCTCCTCCTGGGGCATCAAGATGATACATTTATTAAGGGCTGGACATGATCAGACCCTGCAGCAGGGGGTCTGCAGAGGGAtttgaaaaggcttttaaataagaaatgtgtttttatcAGCATCTTCAAACGCTCTCCTAAGGcccccttcccttctgcactaTGCTGCCCATACTGACCCTGTGCTGAGGGTTATGTTTCACAACATGAGCCAAAATGTTGACATTGTGGCATTTGATTATTCCCTGAGTAGCATCACTGGGAATGTTGTTGATATAAGATATGCAGCCCACAGGCAACTCTGAATAAGGTAATCGGCATCACTGGCTTGAAATGCAGCCTCTCCACGGGGGGAGTTAGTGGGGCGATGTGTTACCCTGGAGCCTTGCGCTTCATGGAGACAACACAGCTGGGCTGCTGCGACTCCTGTAACTGCAGCCTTTctctgtgggttgtttttgaTGGATAGTTTGAACACAGAGTGCATGAAACAGCTCAAACAACATTCCACAAAACCTTTGATACTGAATGGTATGAAGGAAAGCTAGGACAATGGAAATGTCCTTCCACGTAGCTGCCCAGACCGTGCACATATGCATACCTTTCATACCCCATGCCATGACGCCTCTTCACCACATCTGGCATTTCGACCTTTTGGCCTCGTATGACACAGCCATAGTGCTTTGTTCATTACTGATGCTGGAGTTGGGAGCAGAACCTTCGCCTGTAAAGTTTCTAAGACTATTCCTTTAATCCTGTGTTGAATCATCAAACCCGTTTTCTTCATAAGGCTACAGTTTATTCACAAAATCACACCAAAGCAAGTGGAATTTAGCCTTTAGCCTCAGCTTTCCTGGACTGAGAAAACACCTCAATGTGCTTGCGGTGAAAACAGCTGAGTTTTGCTTCTAGTCAGCCTTTCTCTGGCAGTGGTCTTCAAGTGAGTACTTCCCCATACCATTCAAAGCCTTGCCTATTCCTATAAATGGTTTCAGTTCTTCTCTAAAACTGATGTCATCAGACATTCACGCTTTTTCACCACACCAGTGGAAACCGACAGGTTGAACTGTGCATTCcttctaatgaaaaataattgtccCCTCTGTCTCCCGAATAAATACCATCTAGCTTGCTTTTGGTAAAGGTGCAGCGCTAAAGGGATTTGACTCTCAGTTTACATCGGTTTTGGTTCATTCCAGCCCTGGAGGTGGATGTGCTGGTAACAGGAGCCAAGGAGGGCTTGGCAGTCATAGACACCTCTCTGCAATGCAACTGAAGCATGTTCCTCATCGGCAGTGTCAGTGAAGTGTGGGAGGAAGCAGCTCAAAACCTCCCTAGTCTCCCTTGTAGATTACCAAGTGCCTGAATTAAGATTAGTGTAAACTGAGATTGAAGGCTGAACTGAGATTAGTGTAAATCCTCACATTCCTGCCTACGTGGAATGTGATCGTAGCTGCTTTGGTCCTGAGGATTtcaagggaagaagagaatgtgtgagtatttcagagaaagaaatgagcagcagctgagaaacATCAGAAGTGGGCCAAGGTTGCATTGATctgatgcagagaaaaaaaaggctttatctTTCTGCAGTCATTAAAGAgcacagcaggacaggggaCAGAATTGCTGCATCAGGAGCTATTAACAGTTTCAATGACTGCTTTAAAGGCAAAGTCCGTTCCATGGAAGTAGCGTATTGTTTTGCACAAATCATATATCCAAGGGTAGAACAccaatatatatttaattgttttattataCTGTTAATTCTTTTAGGTTTACATACATCTGCACCTGAGTGTCTTCAAAGGGTGGATGTATCTTGCACCTGGAGCTTTGGTGTTGGTAAAGAGCAAATATAgtttttcttgcaaattttgCTAAATTTTCAGTAAACTGAATCTGGAATTTGAACTTGAATATTAACTCAGCTTTTAAAGTCGTCCAATTCATAATAAATTTGAAGAATATACAAGAAATAAAGGCCCAGGTTTTAAGTGCAAAGATACAGTATTGCAGCATACCAGGAAGTAATTATATCTGTAAAGGTACCAGTCTCCGCGAGAGAACAATAACCGTCTGACAGCTCTGCCGTGCTTACACATCTGAGATTAGCTGTGTTTATTTGCATTGCACTGTTTGCAGGGCAGGCTACGATTTCATGCAAGCATACATGATCTGAATTTTAACATCATTAAGTCACCCTaataaaattcagtgttttcatcCTGATCCCACAGTACTTTTAAGTCCAAATCTTTGAACAGCATAGTGAGAGGAATGCTGTCGTCCCGGTCTGAGATAGTGTCTCCGGAGACAACATTATTCAGTTTTGTGCAGCTTAGCTCCTTTGCTGCTgttaacatttctgtttcttgagTCTCTGGGAACCGCAATTTATTTGCAGAATGGAAGAATGAATCTGGCAACATCCACCGCTCTGTGTAGCTCTCTCCAGGGAAGTCGTTACCAGTACTGACTGAGAAAAGGAGGGCTGCTGATGACAGCGATTCGTTCTCTGGAGCATAGTCCGCGTCAGCTTTCACTGAAGACCATATTGGTGTCAGTTCTGCTGTCTGTCGTCTATAGCATCCTCCTTGTTCCAGCAAAGGCAGCGACAGCTGGGATACATGCACTTTACTTTCCATCCCATCAGTCTGCAACAGCAGTTGCTGTGTTTGCTCAGGGCTCCCCTGTAAAAGAACTGACGCTCTTGTGTCACTGCTGTTCCACAATGCCAAGTTTGGCTTCTGTTCTTTGTAATTCCAATGGCTGTAGCTCTTGCCCAGCATCTGGATTATGAGCTTTCCACCAATAAAACTGTCTGGAGAAACTTCCTTTAGCATTTCGTTTGGCTGCAAATTCTTCTTGTCAGCATGGTCTGTGCCTTTGACACACACCCCATAGGTCAGGGGCAGAGTTTTGCTGGACGTGGCAGTAGGAACGCTTTGCTCAACTATTTGAGGAGCGTAaccagcaggagctgtgcttgCCAAGCAGGGTGCCTGGGTGGGCAGCTGAAATGTCCGTACATCTGTCTGTTGCTGATAGGCAGTTTCTGGTGGACGGAAAGACCACGGTGGCTCCGGTGCTCTGTCCACATGTTGGCTGATCTGTGGTAACTGCACTTCAGGGATGAGAAGTGAAGGCTTGGTTAAATTAATGGGCTTTATAATATGTTCTACTGTCAGTGTAAGAGGCTGGAACGATGAAATCCCTCTGAAGTCCTGTTGAAGTAGATAGACAAACAAGAATTAATAACAAGAAGCTGTGACTTTCAAGATTTAGattctttaaaatttcctttggaGAGACACCAGTAATGACCACCAGGGATCTGCTCTGTTGGCAAaagaactctttttttctttcctggggaATGACCCCTCAGAGGAACACAGATGTCTCTCATTATGCATCAGGGCAACCGTGCAATCCTAAAATATGTAAATCAAATTGCCAGTGGATCATTTCAATATTGGAAACCAGAATCTTAAAAAACTTTTGTAAATTTTAGAAGAAAGGGAACATCTGAGGGTCTGTGATGTTGAGAGCTGTTCTATCATATTAGTATagagccctgctctcctctaGGGACAATATACAcagtttatttcctttaataGAATAACCAAGATTCTTCAAACCTGCAGGCGTCTTTGCGGTGTTACTTTACAACTCCCTGTAACAAACCTTCACTACCTGTAGCAGGATGACTAGATTAAACTGCCAGTAGTCTGCAGTGATTGCCTAGGCAATGCTCGTGTCTGCTCATTCATCCTGCTCAATTAGCAATGTTATTGCGGTGCGTGCACATAGTCCCGAGCATTTTAAAGATCTGCAGCAATGTCTTAGGAACACTTACCAAAGACATAGGCTGTGCGCTGTGTTTCTTGACGTATTTATAGATCACATAGCTAACCGCAGCAAACACCAGTCCAGTGCAGAATGCGAGTGCCACGAAACAGTAGAGAAGCCATGTGTTGTCTGGTAAGCGAGGGAGAGAACAAGTGGAAAATGCAGCTTCAGAGAGCTGGATTAGAAAAACTGCACGGGATTAGCTAAATTATGTTGTAGGTCTAGTCTCATACGACtagatttttaaattaggaaagtCAGTGTTGCTTCAATGTCTTTAGCAAGACTGTGTTATTTTATAACAGCTGAAAATCAGTCTCTTTTGTGTATCCAATATCCCAGCTGGGCTTTAAAATGAGCAGAGTTAACAGCCTCACCTGCTAGCGTTTTAACCCAAAATACTTGAGCTTTGCTACTTCTCTGGAGGAGGTGTATGTATACTGTTCCATTATATTCAGTGTCTGGGTCCAAGTTGAAAACTtcaaattctttgttttgctcatCCTTTGTCCACTATTTAAATAAAGGCAAATTCTGTAGTTTAGAAAGATCAAATGCATAAAATGTCTTCAAATCAGATTGCAAAATTcaacataaaattttatttactaaTAAGGTGTTATAGGAATGTAATAATTCTCTGTATATGGAATCCTaaacataatttgttttctacTGTTACTGTATTtaatgtttgcatttctgttccttAAGACTTGAACTAATGAAGTCATTCTATTTTATTCACCAGCGGTTTTACTTTTTGCTACTTATACAGTATCCTGGCAAACTCCAGtttcttttccagcattttAGAGGAATGCTTAAAGTTCCTCCTGTCTACTGAGAGTCACAGTCTCTGAGACCTCCCCTTGAACATCAGAAATCTCATCCATCATGTATAAGCTCTGAGGTCCTCCTCCATCGTATGCGAAATGTGATTCACAAAAGTCAGTGGCTAGTGGCCTGAGGTTGTGCTTTACCTTTTGGTGTGTCCTTTGGTTGAATATTGTTAAGTGATAATCAACGGCACCGAATTTGCTGTAGATGTCCTCTATGGTTAGCTGGCGGTCATCCTCACCTCTCAGTGGAGTATAAGGGGCCCGTATAAGAAACTTTATGGACCGTACATAAGGAATATACTCCACTTCTGGTGCTCCAATAATAGCTAGAAAAGACAGATCAGGAAGTGTTGGTTGTGAAGATTAAAGCTGATACATTATCAGATCATCTTATACACATCTCATACACCCCAGACACACGGGAATTTATTACTTTTGTTTATATACAAAAAAGTATTTGAGCCATATTTCACTGAGCATAGGAAAGATCAGGCAACTGGAGATACTATCTTCCCTCAGGGTTCTGCCAGCTTTAGCAAGTGTTTGTCCCTAGAAGTTCTCACCGCTTCCACATTCCTTCGCTGCCCTGCGCAGGGACATCCTCCCTCATGCGTGCACGATGAGTGGGAAGCCCCACCACAGGGCACTCAGTTAACGGCTACCTAAATTCCTGTTCCCATCCTTCATCAGACTTTGTCTTTAGAGTAGTTAAGTTCTTTTGTATCTACACTTACCTGCAGTGGAAGGCATATGCAGTACTCAACATTTAAGCAGAAGTTTAACCCTGTCTGTGACAGCATATGTAAAAGCAGCATTCTGTATTCCTCCAAGGCCTTGGAGCTTGAAAACATCAAACTGAAAAGGATGGTTCCGGGGGATAGAATCACCTCACTGTGGGTGCTAATGCTTACGCTGCGATGAAAAGTGAACGTTTAATGATCAAAACAACTTATGGCTCTTTCATAGCTTATTCCATGCACCGATCTGAAG is part of the Phalacrocorax carbo chromosome 22, bPhaCar2.1, whole genome shotgun sequence genome and harbors:
- the IL22RA1 gene encoding interleukin-22 receptor subunit alpha-1 isoform X1, translating into MKQLLIMLAVFSVVGVVTTEGSSCLKRAAFSSTNFENILTWETEADIPPGTVFDVQYKQYGEKSWLNKRECQSITQPFCNLTRETENFTEPYYARVRATGRNSCSSNWVYSERFEPRKETIIGAPEVEYIPYVRSIKFLIRAPYTPLRGEDDRQLTIEDIYSKFGAVDYHLTIFNQRTHQKWTKDEQNKEFEVFNLDPDTEYNGTVYIHLLQRSSKAQVFWVKTLADNTWLLYCFVALAFCTGLVFAAVSYVIYKYVKKHSAQPMSLDFRGISSFQPLTLTVEHIIKPINLTKPSLLIPEVQLPQISQHVDRAPEPPWSFRPPETAYQQQTDVRTFQLPTQAPCLASTAPAGYAPQIVEQSVPTATSSKTLPLTYGVCVKGTDHADKKNLQPNEMLKEVSPDSFIGGKLIIQMLGKSYSHWNYKEQKPNLALWNSSDTRASVLLQGSPEQTQQLLLQTDGMESKVHVSQLSLPLLEQGGCYRRQTAELTPIWSSVKADADYAPENESLSSAALLFSVSTGNDFPGESYTERWMLPDSFFHSANKLRFPETQETEMLTAAKELSCTKLNNVVSGDTISDRDDSIPLTMLFKDLDLKVLWDQDENTEFY
- the IL22RA1 gene encoding interleukin-22 receptor subunit alpha-1 isoform X2, coding for MSNINTIIGAPEVEYIPYVRSIKFLIRAPYTPLRGEDDRQLTIEDIYSKFGAVDYHLTIFNQRTHQKWTKDEQNKEFEVFNLDPDTEYNGTVYIHLLQRSSKAQVFWVKTLADNTWLLYCFVALAFCTGLVFAAVSYVIYKYVKKHSAQPMSLDFRGISSFQPLTLTVEHIIKPINLTKPSLLIPEVQLPQISQHVDRAPEPPWSFRPPETAYQQQTDVRTFQLPTQAPCLASTAPAGYAPQIVEQSVPTATSSKTLPLTYGVCVKGTDHADKKNLQPNEMLKEVSPDSFIGGKLIIQMLGKSYSHWNYKEQKPNLALWNSSDTRASVLLQGSPEQTQQLLLQTDGMESKVHVSQLSLPLLEQGGCYRRQTAELTPIWSSVKADADYAPENESLSSAALLFSVSTGNDFPGESYTERWMLPDSFFHSANKLRFPETQETEMLTAAKELSCTKLNNVVSGDTISDRDDSIPLTMLFKDLDLKVLWDQDENTEFY